The following coding sequences lie in one Methyloterricola oryzae genomic window:
- a CDS encoding FKBP-type peptidyl-prolyl cis-trans isomerase: MRKNFLAFVVMASVAGTGFAKDVKKPESQSKLATEAPLQLKTPTEQASYASGVMTVRNFKNYKIPFDVEVLIRAIRDTAEGKKLAMDDRELNRVLSGLQSDIRRNEVRSREEKRFDNLKKGDAYLLDYKKKEGVQALPNGVLYKAEKTGTGKKPTEDDTVEVIYKGSKLDGTVFDATPEGKPAALKMKQTIPGWREALKLMPVGSKWQIVIPATQAYGDRGVGNVIEPNETLIFDVELVGIK; the protein is encoded by the coding sequence ATGCGCAAGAATTTTTTGGCTTTTGTCGTAATGGCGAGCGTGGCTGGCACCGGCTTCGCGAAAGATGTAAAGAAACCCGAATCGCAGAGCAAGCTTGCGACGGAAGCGCCGCTGCAACTGAAAACGCCTACTGAGCAGGCGAGCTACGCCTCAGGCGTGATGACGGTCCGCAATTTCAAGAATTACAAGATTCCCTTTGATGTCGAGGTGCTGATCCGTGCTATCCGCGATACGGCGGAAGGCAAGAAGTTGGCCATGGATGATCGGGAATTGAACCGCGTCTTGAGTGGATTGCAGTCGGATATCCGCCGCAACGAGGTGCGTAGCCGGGAAGAAAAGCGCTTTGACAACCTCAAGAAGGGCGACGCCTACCTGCTCGACTACAAGAAGAAGGAGGGCGTGCAGGCGCTGCCAAACGGCGTGCTGTACAAGGCTGAAAAAACCGGTACCGGCAAGAAACCCACCGAGGACGACACTGTCGAGGTCATTTATAAGGGTAGCAAGCTGGACGGAACGGTGTTCGACGCCACCCCGGAGGGCAAGCCGGCTGCCTTGAAGATGAAGCAGACCATCCCCGGGTGGCGCGAGGCGTTAAAGCTGATGCCCGTGGGTTCCAAGTGGCAGATCGTGATTCCGGCTACTCAGGCCTACGGCGACCGCGGCGTTGGGAACGTCATTGAACCGAACGAGACTCTGATCTTCGACGTGGAACTTGTAGGAATCAAGTGA